In Chitinophagaceae bacterium, the genomic window GGGACTTGCTGATCCTGCATCAGCACAAATGGCTGTCAGTATGGTTGTAAAAGACACAGCGATGGCGGCTGCAGCGCTGATGGTTGCAGGCATGGGAAAGAAATCATGAGCAGGATAGGTTCTAAAAATGTCAAAGTCCTTGCATATGGCAGGGACTTTTTTTTTGTAAACTGAATAAGTTATTTATTGAATTCCATGAAAGAGTCTGTCCCATCTGATCTTATCAAAACCTGACGCTTCCGCTTTCCATGACATCCATACAAACCATGCTTTCCCCACAATATGATCTTCAGGTACGAAACCCCAATAGCGCGAATCCAATGAATTGTGACGGTTATCACCCATCATCCAATAATAATTCATTTTAAAAGTATACGTGGTGGTTTCTATGCCGTCAATTAATATGCTGCCATTCTTTTCAATGTGGAGTGTGTGACCCTCATATACACTTATAGTTCGCTGATACAGCGAGATGTTATTGGTATCAATGGAAACAGTAACTCCTTTTTCAGGAATCCAGAACGGACCAAAGTTATCTACGTACCACGAAAAATGGTGAAGGTCATTTGGAAAGATCGACTCCGGAACCGTTCCTTTAGGCCAGATTATTTCTGTGACAGACCGTACATTCTTCAGTTTAAGAAGCGAATCAACTGCAGTTTTTGTGAGACTGGCACGAAACTCACCCGGATTAGAGAGCCGCGAAAACTCAGTTATATCAAGGTCGTCCAATAATTTTGCACTTATAGAAGTACCATCCGTAATAATGGAATACTCTTGTTGTTGCCTGGGCCGGTCAGCAACTTTTTTTCCATTGATAAATATTTCTGCGTCTCTTATCTCCAGCGTGTCACCCGCAATAGCGATACATCGTTTGATATAATTTTCACGCTTATCAACAGGACGGAAATCTTCCATCGGATAATTAAAAACTACCACATCGTTGTTTCTTATTTTTTGAAATCCGGGCAATCTTAAATAAGGAATGGTGATCCATTCCAGGTATGAATTACCATTTGTGAATGGCAATGTATTATGAACAAATGGAAAGCTGATAGGAGTTTGCGGTATTCTTGCACCATAATGCATTTTGCTCACGAAAAGAAAATCACCGATCAACAGTGATTTTTCCATCGAGGCTGTCGGGATGGTGAATGCTTCCATCAAAAATGCGCGGATAATTATCGCTGCTATTACTGCAAAAATAATAGCGTGAACCCAATCACGTGATTTGGATTTTTTCTTTACCCCAACCTGACTTTTTTCTTTTGGTATTAATCCAAACATTTCAACAATCACTTTTATAATCCACTGAATACCGAGATTTCAATAGGCATGAACAAGGATGAAAAATTGCAGAAATCCGGTAGTGCAACTGCTGTTGCGACAAATATTTACAGACGTTGTCACTTTTTAATGAATACCATGAAATAACCTGCTCCATCTGATCTTGTCAAAAACAGATCCGTTTTTATTCCACGACATCCAGATAAACCATGCTTTACCTACTATGTGATCTTCAGGAACAAATCCCCAGTAACGTGAATCATAAGAGTTGTGCCGGTTATCGCCCATCATCCAATAGTAATTCATACCGAAGGTGTACGCTGTAACTTCTTTGCCATCAATGATTATTTTTCCATCTTTGGTAACGTCCAGCTTATGTCCTTCGTAAATCGTAATCAACCGTTGATAAAGCGCGATATTATCTTTGTCGATATTTATTTTCACCCCTTTTTTTGGAATCCAGATCGGACCGAAATTGTCAATGTTCCAGGGAAAATGTTTAGTATCTCCGGGAAATAATGCTTCAGGAACCAGGCCTTTCGACCATACAAGCGGTTCCATTGATTTTACGTTTTTAAGTTTAACAATCTCTTTTGAACTGCTTTCAGTAAGATTGAAACGGAATTGCCCGGGGTTGTTGGTCGGACTATATTCAGAAATATCGAGATCCTGCAAGAGGCGCTCGTTGATGCCTGTTCCATCGGTTGTTACCAGGTAATCAATTTGTTGACCTGGCCAATCGGTATTTTTTTTTCCGTTGATATACACTGCTGCGTCACGAACTTCTAATGTATCACCTGGAATTCCAATACAGCGTTTGATATAGTTCTCCCGCTTATCAACCGGACGGAAATCTTCCATCGGGTAATTGAACACCACCACATCATTATTCTTAATGCTTTGAAATCCGGGTAAGCGGTAATAGGGAAGGTGTATCCATTCCAGATATGATTTACCTCCGATAACCGGCATGGTATGATGCGCAAATGGAAAAGAAAGTGGCGTTTGGGGTATGCGGGCGCCAAAGTGCATTTTGCTTACAAATAAAAAATCACCTACCATCAGCGATTTTTCCATCGATGGCGTTGGAATAGTATATGCTTCCAATACAAAAGTGCGAATGATGGTTGCTGCGATTACAGCAAATACCAGTGCATCAACCCACTCGCGCGTCTTTGACTTTTTCTTCTTTGATTTTTTTGCTTCCCTCTTTTGCCAGAATTTCCAATTCATTTCGTTTTGTTTAAGTCTTAAGTCTTTGGTCAATTAGTCAAATAGTCAATTACTCAATAATCAATAGTCATTTGTCATTAGTCAATAGGCACTTGACAATAGTTGAATCTTTTCAATTACAAACCTTACGAGTTGTTAATTTTTAATTGCTTTTATTAAACGGTTCTACAACTCACTACTCACTACTCACTACTCCAACTCACCAACGATATCCCCAAATTCAAAAAAACCTTTCTTATCATGAATCCAGTTGGCTGCTGCAATTGCTCCTTTTGCAAATCCTTCGCGTGAAAATGCTTCATGCCTGATTTCAATTTTATCTGTTGCAGAAGTATAGTCAACAACGTGTGTGCCTATGATTGCTTCTTCGCGGCGCGACAAAATTATCAATTCAGATGGATTGTCGCTTTTTGTTAATGGAAGTTCATTCTCGGTATTTACCCATTTCTTTTTTTCAACAGATTCCTTAATAAGATCATTGGCCAATGTTATAGCAGTGCCACTAGGTGCATCTTTTTTCTGAGGGTGATGAATTTCAGTTAAAATAGGGTTGTATTCTGGTCGTACACTCATCAACTGAGCAAGTTTCCTGTTGAGTTGAAAAAAGATATTGACACCAATACTGAAATTGCTGGCAAACACCAGTGAACCGTTTTTTTCTTCACACCACTTTTTTGCGTCATTTAATTTATCATACCAGCCGGTTGTTCCAACAACCATAGGAACACCGGCTCCCAGGCACCATTTAATATTATCAATAACCACTGAAGGAGTTGAAAATTCTATCACTACATCAGATTGTTGTAATAGTTCGGATGTGATGGCATAACGATTTGAAGCATTAATCTTCAAAACAACAGTATGCTTGCCTTCCTCCACAATACATTGCTCAATCATCTTCCCCATTTTTCCGTATCCGAGTAGTGTAATATTCATTTGTTAAGCAATTATTGAAAGTAATATAAATCGAATCATGTTGAAAATAAGATGCTCGTTTTTTTACTTCATGGTCAGGGTAAGCGTTAGTCCTCCACGCGCCACTCCCATAACCGGTGGAACATAAAAGGGTTGCACATTCATGCTTAAATCATCACTCACATCAAAGTGAAAAAGGTGTGCATCCACTACGGCATCAATGATATTAAGCGCATAGATTCCGGCAGCGATGATTATGGAAAGGTCTGTATTATGGCGATAAATATTGCTCAACTCTGATAGCTGCGTGCTTTCATAAACATCTGTATAAATAGTTTGTGTACTGGTGATGTACCAGACATCAAAAGAACTTAAATTAGTGGCTGTGTCACCATCACCACGTAATTGATAGGTTTTTTGAAAATTGGAGTAGATCGTATAATTGTAATAGATGAAATAACCGGCTGTAGCCAGGCCTGCATAAATAATCGGAATCTTCCAGTATTTTTTATTGTATGCCTGTCCCAATCCGGGTATAATGGCAGATGCAATTCCTGCTGCTTTGGGCGAATGTTCATCCGGAAAGAGGCGGAAAGTCTTCTGGCTTTTCAGGTTAGAAGCAGTATCCACTGGGGAGACTTGCAATGTATCCTGCGCCATAATTAAAGCATGGTTCGAAAAGAGCAGCAGTAAAAGCAGTGAAAGGAACTTTATGACAGAATATTTTATGAATGCTGATTTCAATGCAGGGCTTCTTTATCAGAAAAGGAAACTATAACGCAAAGAAACGCAAAGAATTTTTTATGCTTGAAAGTGCCTTCGGAAGTAATAAGTTATTCCGGGTTGTATGGATGCAACACAACTTGAGTTTTTACCGGGAAAATAATTCATTCGCCGAGTAATTCATAAAGCCGTTCAAGGTCGGTATCAGAAAAAAAGGAAATCACGATTTCACCTTTGCCAAGACGCTTTCTTTTAATAAGCACTTTAGTGGCAAGATGCGAAGCGATTTTTTCCTGGAGCCGTTGGTAAGCAGCAGGCAAAGTGGCTGATTTTTTGGTAATTGTTTTTCTTGTCTGTGTATAGTCACGTACAAGTGTTTCTACTGCCCTTACAGACAAATCATGCTTCATTGTTTCCTTAAAAATATGCAACTGTACCAATGGATCTTCTACGCTAATGATGGCACGCGCGTGCGCCATTGTAATCGATTTGTTTTTTATTGACTGCTGTATTTCAGGTGGGAGCTTCAGCAGTCGTAAATAATTGGTAACCGTAGTGCGGTTCTTTCCTACTTTCTCTGCGAGGTCTTCCTGTTTCAGGTTACATTCATCGATTAATCGTTTATAGTTGATCGCGACTTCCATTGCATTGAGGTCTTCACGGTGCGTATTTTCAATTAACGCCATTTCCAGCATCTGTTCGTCATCGGCAGACCTGATAAAGGCCGGAATTTCCAGCAGGCCGGCTGTTTTTGCTGCGCGCAGGCGGCGTTCACCGGCGATCAACTGGTATTTTTTTACAGAAATTTTTCTAACAGTAATAGGTTGAATTACGCCATGTACTTTGATTGAACCTGCAAGCTCCTGCATAGCAGTTTCATCGAAATCATGACGCGGCTGAAATGGATTCACCTCAATCTGATCGAGTTGAATATTGGAGGTGCTGCCAAGGATCGTGGCTTCATTGTTTACAGATGAATCCATATTCTCAAGCAGTGCACGAATGCCCTTTCCTAAATCTGGTCGTTTGTTAGTCATGGTCAAATTCGATAATTTTTTCAGCGGACTTCATTTTCGTGCTGTCATTTTTCTGCAGTATTTCACGTGCAAGATTCAGATAGTTGATGGCCCCTTTACTTTCTGCATCGTACATGATCACCGATTTTCCGAAGCTGGGTGCTTCCCCTAATCTGGTATTGCGATGAATGATCGTATCAAAAGCAAGATCACCGAAGTGCCGGCGTACTTCTTCCACCACCTGGTTGCTCAGTCGGAGACGGCTGTCATACATTGTTAATACTATACCTTCAATTTCAAGATCCGGATTCAGGCGTGTTTGAATAATCTTAATTGTATTCAGCAATTTACCAAGGCCTTCCAGTGCGAAGTATTCGCATTGCACAGGCACCAGCACAGAATCGGCTGCAGTGAGCGCATTCACAGTAATTAATCCGAGTGAAGGAGAGCAGTCAATGATGATATAATCAAATTGGTTTCTGATCTCCTCCAACACCTGGCGCATAATGCGTTCCCTGTTCGGATGATTAATCAATTCTATTTCTGCACCAACAAGATCGAGATGCGCAGGCACCAGGAAAAGGTTGGGTGTTTGCGTTTTGAGCAGGATGTCTTTTATTTTCTGTTCTCCAATCAGGCATTCATAAATGCTGGTGGTAATATTCTTAGGGTCGAAACCGATTCCTGAAGTGGCATTTGACTGCGGATCGGCATCAATCAGCAGTGTTTTGTATTCCAAAACCGCAAGTGAAGAAGCCAGGTTAATGGCCGTGGTGGTTTTTCCCACACCGCCTTTTTGATTGGCTATGGCGATAACTTTTCCCATGTATAAGAAGATTTCAATGGGTCATTATTCCCGACGGGAGACCTCTTGTCAAAGGTACAATTATGATGATGGAAGAGTGGAATCAGGATTGAAAGTTATACACAGGTTGCGCCATTTGCAAGTTAGTATTTTATACGTTCCGCAGAAATCAAGTACCGGCTTGCAAAGTTTTGTGTGCAAAATATTCCAACACTTTACAAGCCGGTGATTATTTTTTTTACTAAAACTTTAAGCCAATTTTCGCGAAAAGAAATGTACCATCAAAACCCATTTGCACTGCATCCCAGGCTCCACCGGTTTCTGTTTCATAAGGATCGTAATAATCAGGATAAGTATTGAAGAGGTTCACTGCTCCAATGTTCACTGAGATATTGTCAGTGATGTTGTAACCAAGCGTCAGATCAACAGTAAACTTCATGTCGTAAGTGTAAGGCTTGGGGTCATAATCATAAAATGTCAATGGCGCCCATTCATTAATGTGGAGGTTAGCAGTAAAGTCTTTGTGTTGATACGCTATACCTAAGTTAAATTTGGTGGGCGGCGCAGAATTCACGAGGAATGCACTGTCGCGTTGCCCGAAATAAGAATCTTCTTTTCCCTCCAGCAATCCGCTGGTGTTTACTGCATCTACTTCCATTTTATTGATATTGCTCACGAAAGAAAACGAAAGCCGATCATTATTCCCTAAACGCATTGAATAATTCAATACCACGTCAAGTCCGAAGGTTGTAGTATTTACTGCATTTGTAAAAAATTGTGCTGCCGTTACATTCAAAGCATCCAGTGTAGGACCAATGATCGGATCGCTGTTATCAAACTGTCCGGTAAGTACGATGCGGTCATTTATTTTTACATAATAGCCATCAACCGTAGCTGTAAATCCCTGGCCATTGCTCGCAGTAAATCCAAGACTTCCTGTTAATGCTGTCTCTTCTTTGAGAGGTGGAATGCCAAGCGCCTCCGTAATAGGGTCAACATTATTGGCGATTACCGCGTCAAAAATTTTTCCATTTTGAACATTCGTAAATGTCTGGTTGAAATAAACCTGTGCAAGTGAAGGAGCGCGGAATCCTGTACTTACAGATCCTCTCAATGCGAAGTTACTTGTAAAAGCATATCGGGCTGCGAGCTTACCATTGATGGTACCACCGAAATCGCTGTAATTCTCAGCACGGATAGCGGCATCCAACATAAAGTCATCAGTAAGATCTAACTCTACATCAGCATAACCTCCGATATTAGTTCTGTTTTCATTCACTTCATTTGCGGGACGGAAACCTGGAAATCCCTGAGAACCGCCTGGACGAAATGTTGTATCGTTGGTTTCTTCATCAATAGAAAAAATTACGGGACCGTATGTTTGCCAGGATCCTTCTTCACCAGCAAAAATCTGGTAATTCTCCGAACGGAATTCTCCTCCAAAAGCGATGTTTAATCCACTCATAACGTCTTTGTAAAAGCGGCTTGCATCAAGTGTAATTGTGTTTTGCGAAAGTTGAGTTCCACCATCGTCGAATGATGTTGGAGAGGCATCAACTAAAGAAGCATTCAGAGTATGATCGCCGTAGAAATGAAATTTATTGGAACCGTATGCATCGCTCAGATCAAATTTCCATTCTCCCAGCCGGGTGCGGATACCAACCGCTGAAGTGAGATCACCAATTTTTGATTGAATGATGGGATCAAATCCATCCGGGTAAATGCTGATCACATTTCGTGCATCATCAGCCACACGAGTGAATGCGAATGCATCTGTCTTACGATAATTGTAACCACCGAATGCATACACATCTGTTTTGTCGCTGAGCGGAATTTCAAGGTTTGCCATAAAGCCCGCACCCTGAGCGGCAGCTTCACCAAATTCATTTCTTACATCAGTATTACCGGGATACCAGTCTGCAGGAATATTTGCGCGATTGGTATGGCCGCTGTTCTGATAATCTCCGGAAAGATTAAGATACCCGTTTTTCGCAATCTTAAAACCATAATTGGCGCCTAAAGTAATTTTTCCTCCGTCAAAACTTTTATCATCAAAGCGGTATTTCGCAAGGTTGGCACCTCCACTCGCATTGCCGGTAAATTCTCCGGTAGATTTTTTCAATACAATATTAATTACACCTGCTATCGCATCAGAACCATATTGCGCGGATGCGCCATCGCGCAGAATTTCGATGTGATCAATAGATGAAATGGGAATAGCATTCAGATCGCTTCCGGTATTACCCCGGCCACGTGTTCCATAAATATTTATCAATGATGATTGATGCTGACGCTTGCCATTAATGAGCACCAGCGTTTGATCAGGACCTAAACCTCGCAATGTTGCAGGATCGGTATGATCAGCACCATCTGATCCTGATTGCTTGTTGGCATTAAAAGAAGGTGCGAGGTAATGAAGCAATTGATTTACATCAAGCTGTCCCATTTCGTTGGAAATTTTTTTCAGATCAATGTAATCAACAGGAACCGGCGTATTGGTTATAGAACGATTGAGAGAGCGGCTGCCTACTACTTCAATCGCAGCCAGTTCTGTGGCAGCGTCATTCATAATTACGTCAAGGCTTGTTGAACCGGTAATCGCAATTTCCTGAGGTGCATAACCTATGTAACTGAAGACAATTGATGCAGGAAGTTTTTTTATGATAATTGAGTAGCTTCCGTTTTCATCGCTATAAGCTCCATTAGTTGAACCTTTTTCCGCGATGGTTACGCCTGTTAGTGTCTCATTGTTTTTATCGGTAATTTTTCCTGTTACAGTAGTCTGTGCAAAAGAAAGAAGATTACCAGAGACTATGACAAGCAGCAGTAGTAAGAGTTTTTTCATGAGTATTTTTTTTGATGGAAGAGTAATGTAGGAGATTTGTAAATTGTCGTTAATAATAGGGACAATTTTTTAATAACATACTTTTCAACATAGAAGATGTCCATTTTTATCAGGTATTCTTTCTCAACAATTTAAATGACGAATGGCAATAATAAACCTGACCATTCAGGTTTGCTGCAAATACGCCTGGATCATTTTTGCCACCAGCTTATCAATTGAAAAAGTAAGTAAATCTGGTTGAAAATTTCCGGCAGCAATCCATCGAAAAGATTCCGCCCCATCTTTCTCTTCCGCAAAATCAAAAGGAAGTGCGGATATTTTGATTCCCATTTTCTCCAGAGGTTTGACCCGGTAGTAAATACTGATTACCTGTTTTGCGTTATCAAAAGCAGATATTTGATAAAAATCTGTCGTATAAAAATGTTCAGTTACTTCAATACGCTGGTTTAATTCCTCTCTCCATTCACGAACCAGGCAATCCCGTGTTCCTTCACCCAATTCCAATCCACCTCCCGGGAATTTGGTAAACCGCCGGCCATTTTGAAATTCATCTGCAACCAGTACGCCCATTGATTCATCTAACAGGATACCGTAAACCCTGATAGTGAATTGTGTTGGAAGATCAGATAGATTGTTCATGCTTTACAAACAAAGATAGTAATGAGCGAATAAAACGGTGAAAGCATAGACCGGGATAATTCCATAAACAGTCTATTATTCAATCAATATTTAGATACCGGATTGTTCTCAAATGAGGTCATTTGTAAAGACACTGTATATATCTTTTAAGCTAATTTTTTCAATCCAATTAATTTTTTACTACAATTGTTACACTAAAACCAAACGCGCATGAAACAAATTATTTACAAGCTATGCGTCACTCTGATTGCAATACCTGCGTTTTGCAATGCTGTATTTGCACAGTTTGACGTCAACGGCACCGTTACCAGTAACAAGGGCGAACAGCTCATTGGAGTAACCGTATCCGTTAAAAATACCAATACCGGTGCTGTGACTGATGAAAATGGATATTATACAATCCATGTTTCAGGGTCATCTGCCACCCTTATTTATTCTTACCTGGGTTTCCGGACTCAGGAAAAACAAGTGACAACAGGAGGTACTATAAATGTCGCTCTTGAAGAAACCAACACAGAACTTGATGAAGTAATTGTGTCCGGCTTGGCAACTAACGTAAAACGGACGAACTCGGCAAATGCTGTGGCATCTATTTCTGCAAAGCAACTTACAGGTATCACCACGCAATCAACATTGGATGCTGCGATCTACGGTAAGTTTACAGGAGCACAAATAACACAGAGTTCAGGTGCGCCAGGAGGCGGAATTGGAATTAGAATGAGAGGTATTACATCTATCAATGCTCCGGCGCAGCCGTTGTTTATAGTAGATGGTGTTTATGTTGATAATTCATCTATTGCAGCAGGACTTAATACTATATCCAATGCAGCAGGTGGTGGAAACACGGCAGTGTTTGATCAGGATAATGCATCCAACCGTATTGCAGATATAGATCCGGGAGATATTGAAACCATAGAAATTTTAAAAGGTGCTTCTGCTGCAGCTATTTACGGCTCAAGAGCTTCGTCAGGTGTGGTGATTATTACCACCAAACGTGGCAAGAATGCAATTAAGGACCATGCTAATGTTGAGTTCTCGCAGAGCGTGGGATTTCAAACTATGCTCAACCCCCAGGGAACACGTGAATGGGATGCAGACAAAGTAGCAAGTAGCTTTGGAGAAGGTGAAGTTCAAAATTTTCTTGATGCAGAATCCACCAATACCCTGCACGATTACGAACAGGAATTGTATGGAAACACCGGTTTTCTTTCTGATACACGTCTTTCATTCGCAAATGCAACTGATAAATCTTCATTTTATGCAAGCATTTCTCACAAAGCCGAAGATGGCATTGTAGAAAATACCGGCTATAACAAAACCAGTATTCGTCTGAATCTTGAC contains:
- the dapB gene encoding 4-hydroxy-tetrahydrodipicolinate reductase; the protein is MNITLLGYGKMGKMIEQCIVEEGKHTVVLKINASNRYAITSELLQQSDVVIEFSTPSVVIDNIKWCLGAGVPMVVGTTGWYDKLNDAKKWCEEKNGSLVFASNFSIGVNIFFQLNRKLAQLMSVRPEYNPILTEIHHPQKKDAPSGTAITLANDLIKESVEKKKWVNTENELPLTKSDNPSELIILSRREEAIIGTHVVDYTSATDKIEIRHEAFSREGFAKGAIAAANWIHDKKGFFEFGDIVGELE
- a CDS encoding TonB-dependent receptor codes for the protein MKKLLLLLLVIVSGNLLSFAQTTVTGKITDKNNETLTGVTIAEKGSTNGAYSDENGSYSIIIKKLPASIVFSYIGYAPQEIAITGSTSLDVIMNDAATELAAIEVVGSRSLNRSITNTPVPVDYIDLKKISNEMGQLDVNQLLHYLAPSFNANKQSGSDGADHTDPATLRGLGPDQTLVLINGKRQHQSSLINIYGTRGRGNTGSDLNAIPISSIDHIEILRDGASAQYGSDAIAGVINIVLKKSTGEFTGNASGGANLAKYRFDDKSFDGGKITLGANYGFKIAKNGYLNLSGDYQNSGHTNRANIPADWYPGNTDVRNEFGEAAAQGAGFMANLEIPLSDKTDVYAFGGYNYRKTDAFAFTRVADDARNVISIYPDGFDPIIQSKIGDLTSAVGIRTRLGEWKFDLSDAYGSNKFHFYGDHTLNASLVDASPTSFDDGGTQLSQNTITLDASRFYKDVMSGLNIAFGGEFRSENYQIFAGEEGSWQTYGPVIFSIDEETNDTTFRPGGSQGFPGFRPANEVNENRTNIGGYADVELDLTDDFMLDAAIRAENYSDFGGTINGKLAARYAFTSNFALRGSVSTGFRAPSLAQVYFNQTFTNVQNGKIFDAVIANNVDPITEALGIPPLKEETALTGSLGFTASNGQGFTATVDGYYVKINDRIVLTGQFDNSDPIIGPTLDALNVTAAQFFTNAVNTTTFGLDVVLNYSMRLGNNDRLSFSFVSNINKMEVDAVNTSGLLEGKEDSYFGQRDSAFLVNSAPPTKFNLGIAYQHKDFTANLHINEWAPLTFYDYDPKPYTYDMKFTVDLTLGYNITDNISVNIGAVNLFNTYPDYYDPYETETGGAWDAVQMGFDGTFLFAKIGLKF
- the lepB gene encoding signal peptidase I → MNWKFWQKREAKKSKKKKSKTREWVDALVFAVIAATIIRTFVLEAYTIPTPSMEKSLMVGDFLFVSKMHFGARIPQTPLSFPFAHHTMPVIGGKSYLEWIHLPYYRLPGFQSIKNNDVVVFNYPMEDFRPVDKRENYIKRCIGIPGDTLEVRDAAVYINGKKNTDWPGQQIDYLVTTDGTGINERLLQDLDISEYSPTNNPGQFRFNLTESSSKEIVKLKNVKSMEPLVWSKGLVPEALFPGDTKHFPWNIDNFGPIWIPKKGVKINIDKDNIALYQRLITIYEGHKLDVTKDGKIIIDGKEVTAYTFGMNYYWMMGDNRHNSYDSRYWGFVPEDHIVGKAWFIWMSWNKNGSVFDKIRWSRLFHGIH
- a CDS encoding NUDIX domain-containing protein, whose amino-acid sequence is MNNLSDLPTQFTIRVYGILLDESMGVLVADEFQNGRRFTKFPGGGLELGEGTRDCLVREWREELNQRIEVTEHFYTTDFYQISAFDNAKQVISIYYRVKPLEKMGIKISALPFDFAEEKDGAESFRWIAAGNFQPDLLTFSIDKLVAKMIQAYLQQT
- a CDS encoding ParA family protein codes for the protein MGKVIAIANQKGGVGKTTTAINLASSLAVLEYKTLLIDADPQSNATSGIGFDPKNITTSIYECLIGEQKIKDILLKTQTPNLFLVPAHLDLVGAEIELINHPNRERIMRQVLEEIRNQFDYIIIDCSPSLGLITVNALTAADSVLVPVQCEYFALEGLGKLLNTIKIIQTRLNPDLEIEGIVLTMYDSRLRLSNQVVEEVRRHFGDLAFDTIIHRNTRLGEAPSFGKSVIMYDAESKGAINYLNLAREILQKNDSTKMKSAEKIIEFDHD
- the lepB gene encoding signal peptidase I, which translates into the protein MFGLIPKEKSQVGVKKKSKSRDWVHAIIFAVIAAIIIRAFLMEAFTIPTASMEKSLLIGDFLFVSKMHYGARIPQTPISFPFVHNTLPFTNGNSYLEWITIPYLRLPGFQKIRNNDVVVFNYPMEDFRPVDKRENYIKRCIAIAGDTLEIRDAEIFINGKKVADRPRQQQEYSIITDGTSISAKLLDDLDITEFSRLSNPGEFRASLTKTAVDSLLKLKNVRSVTEIIWPKGTVPESIFPNDLHHFSWYVDNFGPFWIPEKGVTVSIDTNNISLYQRTISVYEGHTLHIEKNGSILIDGIETTTYTFKMNYYWMMGDNRHNSLDSRYWGFVPEDHIVGKAWFVWMSWKAEASGFDKIRWDRLFHGIQ
- a CDS encoding ParB/RepB/Spo0J family partition protein, with the translated sequence MTNKRPDLGKGIRALLENMDSSVNNEATILGSTSNIQLDQIEVNPFQPRHDFDETAMQELAGSIKVHGVIQPITVRKISVKKYQLIAGERRLRAAKTAGLLEIPAFIRSADDEQMLEMALIENTHREDLNAMEVAINYKRLIDECNLKQEDLAEKVGKNRTTVTNYLRLLKLPPEIQQSIKNKSITMAHARAIISVEDPLVQLHIFKETMKHDLSVRAVETLVRDYTQTRKTITKKSATLPAAYQRLQEKIASHLATKVLIKRKRLGKGEIVISFFSDTDLERLYELLGE